One Coffea arabica cultivar ET-39 chromosome 5c, Coffea Arabica ET-39 HiFi, whole genome shotgun sequence DNA window includes the following coding sequences:
- the LOC113689476 gene encoding phenolic glucoside malonyltransferase 1-like, with amino-acid sequence MATPDAVTVLKHSLVSPPSSAAATEMSLPLTFLDMPWLHFSPIQRLVLYEVPQLSRAHFIEHIIPKLEHSLSLTLQHFLPLAGNLIVPSNSNSGTPEIRYKNGSSLALIIAECTTTDFNYLTANHARNCRDFHPLIPELKPSTEDDSGSTARITPVLALQVTLFPDCGMSIGISNHHTVGDAGSIFGFMKTWAALSSKFFEDNIDRDDAAATLVSYSPPCYDRTMIKDTKGLGSIFWDQGVVFLKLFQHESSTDTTAKPMTKKVRRSFVISRNNIEKLKSLALQKRPQLVHLSSFTVICAHVWTCLVKCRGPSGEQVGEGEVEHFCCLADCRGRMDPPLPSNYFGNCQTVIRKNEKNGKLIGEEGFPIAVESIGEGIHQRLKNNDSLFDDADTWLPGIAGINLDRVVSVAGSPRYNYYNLDFGWGKPKKFEFISIETSGAISLSGSRESDGDIEVGLSLSKPRMDAFTAIFNNGLDSL; translated from the coding sequence ATGGCTACACCCGATGCAGTCACCGTGCTTAAGCATTCTTTAGTGTCACCACCGTCGTCTGCGGCGGCCACTGAAATGTCTCTTCCTTTAACATTCCTTGATATGCCGTGGTTGCACTTTTCCCCCATCCAACGCCTCGTCCTTTATGAGGTACCTCAGCTCTCTAGAGCCCATTTCATCGAGCACATCATTCCTAAGCTTGAACATTCACTCTCCTTGACACTCCAACATTTTCTTCCCCTAGCCGGGAATTTGATAGTTCCTTCCAATTCAAATTCTGGCACGCCCGAAATTCGTTACAAAAATGGAAGTTCACTAGCACTAATCATTGCCGAGTGTACCACGACTGATTTCAATTATCTTACAGCAAACCATGCACGGAATTGTCGTGATTTTCATCCTTTGATTCCTGAATTGAAACCATCTACGGAGGATGATTCCGGATCCACAGCCAGGATTACCCCAGTTCTTGCTCTTCAGGTTACATTATTTCCAGACTGTGGAATGTCTATTGGAATCTCAAATCACCACACTGTCGGAGATGCCGGCAGCATTTTCGGATTTATGAAGACGTGGGCTGCTTTGAGCtccaaattttttgaagataATATCGACAGAGATGATGCTGCGGCAACTCTAGTAAGTTATTCTCCACCATGTTACGATAGGACTATGATCAAAGACACAAAGGGACTTGGCTCAATTTTTTGGGACCAAGGGGTCGTCTTCTTAAAGCTTTTTCAACATGAGAGTTCTACTGATACTACAGCAAAACCTATGACCAAAAAAGTTCGCAGATCTTTTGTTATTAGCAGAAACAATATCGAAAAACTAAAGAGCTTAGCCCTGCAAAAACGGCCACAATTAGTTCATTTATCATCATTTACGGTAATTTGTGCCCATGTTTGGACTTGCTTGGTAAAATGTCGTGGTCCAAGTGGAGAACAAGTGGGTGAAGGTGAGGTGGAGCACTTTTGTTGCCTGGCTGATTGTAGAGGACGTATGGATCCACCTTTACCTTCCAACTATTTTGGCAATTGCCAAACAGTTattaggaaaaatgaaaaaaatggaaagttaatTGGAGAAGAAGGATTTCCAATTGCAGTTGAGTCAATCGGGGAGGGCATTCATCAGAGATTGAAGAACAATGATTCACTCTTCGACGATGCCGACACGTGGTTGCCGGGTATTGCAGGTATAAATTTGGACAGGGTTGTTTCCGTGGCAGGCTCACCAAGGTATAACTATTACAATCTGGATTTTGGATGGGGAAAGCCTAAAAAGTTTGAGTTCATTTCGATTGAAACTTCAGGGGCCATTTCTCTTAGTGGGAGTAGAGAATCAGATGGAGATATTGAGGTTGGTTTATCCCTTTCCAAGCCAAGAATGGATGCTTTTACTGCTATTTTTAACAATGGGCTTGATTCTTTGTAG